The following are encoded in a window of Flavobacterium cupriresistens genomic DNA:
- a CDS encoding FAD-binding and (Fe-S)-binding domain-containing protein: MSIHKELQQLSESLEGTLLYDDLHKTLYSTDASVYRMRPKAVALPKTNEDISKLIRFAARHNVSITPRTAGTSLAGQTVGDGIVVDVSKNFTKILAFDPIKKTVTVQPGVIRDELNLFLKPHGVFFGPNTSTSNRCMIGGMVGNNSSGTTSIRYGVTRDKIVTINAILSDGSEVVFNEITSAEFIEKTKGDTLENKIYKNIFEELSDKAAQQEIINEFPKPEIHRRNTGYAVDLLLKSDLFGGTEPTINLGKLLCGSEGTLAFTTQVTLKVDDLPPTQNIMVVAHYHSIQESLESVVVAMKHHLYTCEMIDDIILECTKTNREQAKNRFFLVGEPKAIMMFELASHSMEDAELQAEALIADLAKNNFGYASVKIYGADIDKVVDLRKAGLGLLGSIVGDDKAADSIEDTAVELGDLPNYIADFTAMMERYGQKAIYYAHAGAGELHLRPELNLKKKEDLVLFRTIATEVAILVKKYRGSLSGEHGDGMVRGEFIPFMVGEKNYELLKRLKLAFDPNSVLNIGKIVNAPKMDENHRVVSGRVEPDIKTFQDFSDSLGILRAAEKCNGSGDCRKLPSAGGAMCPSYRATKNEKETTRARANALREYLTYSEKENKFDQKELYEVFELCVSCKACASECPSNVDVATLKAEFLYQYQKANGFSTRNKIFAHNAKLNKMGSVFPSITNFISNQSLVKKSMGIAPERQVPLLAKKTFRKWYDSQKSKSNDFPNGKVYLFNDEFTNYYDVNIGIDAFELLTKLGYEVLVVAHEESGRTYLSKGFLEEAKKIANINVGIFKELVSEDTPLIGIEPSAILTFRDEYLRLADDKESAAKVSQNAFTIEEFFKKEILKGKITADSFSEEKKEIKIHGHCHQKSLSSIEATFAMLNLPKNNLVTIYNSGCCGMAGSFGYEKEHYKVSMQMGEDTLFPKVRSTAENVKIAAAGTSCRHQIYDGTNREAQHPVSILKSCLK, encoded by the coding sequence ATGTCAATACATAAGGAGTTACAGCAATTATCAGAATCATTAGAAGGCACACTTTTATACGATGATCTTCATAAAACGCTTTATTCGACCGATGCTTCGGTGTATAGAATGAGACCAAAAGCGGTGGCATTACCTAAAACCAATGAAGATATAAGTAAGCTGATTCGGTTTGCGGCGCGACATAATGTTTCGATTACGCCCAGAACTGCCGGAACTTCTTTGGCAGGACAAACCGTCGGTGACGGAATTGTGGTTGATGTTTCTAAGAATTTTACCAAGATTCTGGCTTTTGATCCGATTAAAAAAACGGTTACCGTACAGCCTGGTGTGATTCGGGATGAATTAAATTTATTTCTAAAACCTCACGGTGTATTTTTTGGACCCAATACTTCGACTTCAAACCGATGTATGATTGGTGGAATGGTCGGGAATAATTCTTCCGGAACAACTTCGATTCGATACGGCGTAACCCGTGATAAAATTGTAACTATTAATGCAATTTTGAGTGATGGTTCCGAAGTGGTTTTTAATGAAATTACCTCTGCAGAATTTATCGAAAAGACCAAAGGTGATACGTTAGAAAATAAAATATACAAAAATATTTTCGAAGAACTCTCCGATAAAGCGGCGCAGCAGGAAATTATAAATGAATTTCCAAAACCTGAAATACACAGAAGAAATACGGGTTATGCAGTAGATCTTTTATTAAAATCGGATTTGTTTGGAGGAACAGAGCCTACGATTAATCTGGGGAAACTGCTTTGTGGAAGTGAAGGGACTTTAGCTTTTACCACGCAAGTCACGCTAAAAGTAGATGATTTACCGCCAACGCAGAATATTATGGTGGTGGCGCATTATCACAGCATTCAGGAATCTCTGGAATCTGTTGTGGTGGCAATGAAACACCATTTGTACACTTGCGAAATGATTGATGATATTATTTTAGAATGTACCAAAACAAACAGAGAGCAAGCCAAAAACAGGTTTTTTCTGGTGGGAGAACCAAAAGCGATTATGATGTTTGAGTTGGCTTCTCACAGTATGGAAGATGCAGAACTACAAGCTGAGGCTCTAATTGCTGATTTAGCGAAAAATAATTTTGGTTATGCTTCTGTAAAAATTTACGGAGCAGATATAGATAAAGTTGTTGATTTAAGAAAAGCAGGTCTTGGACTTCTAGGAAGTATTGTTGGTGATGATAAAGCAGCCGATTCTATTGAAGACACAGCGGTAGAATTGGGTGATTTGCCCAATTATATAGCCGATTTTACGGCGATGATGGAGAGATATGGACAAAAAGCAATTTATTATGCACATGCCGGAGCAGGAGAATTGCATTTGCGTCCCGAGCTTAATTTGAAGAAAAAAGAAGACTTGGTTCTTTTTAGAACGATTGCAACCGAGGTAGCTATTTTGGTAAAGAAATATCGCGGTTCCTTGAGTGGTGAGCATGGCGATGGTATGGTGCGAGGAGAGTTTATTCCATTTATGGTGGGAGAAAAAAATTATGAGTTATTAAAAAGGCTCAAATTGGCTTTCGACCCTAATTCAGTTTTGAATATCGGAAAGATTGTAAACGCTCCTAAAATGGATGAAAATCATCGTGTAGTTTCGGGCAGAGTAGAACCGGATATTAAAACGTTTCAGGATTTCTCAGACAGTTTAGGGATTTTGCGTGCTGCCGAAAAATGTAACGGTTCCGGAGACTGTCGAAAATTGCCATCGGCAGGAGGAGCAATGTGTCCGAGTTATCGCGCCACAAAAAATGAAAAAGAAACAACACGTGCCAGAGCCAATGCACTGAGAGAATATTTGACGTATTCTGAAAAAGAAAACAAATTTGATCAAAAAGAATTATACGAAGTTTTTGAGTTGTGTGTGAGCTGTAAAGCCTGCGCTAGTGAATGTCCGAGTAATGTTGACGTCGCAACTTTGAAAGCGGAATTTTTATACCAATACCAAAAAGCTAACGGATTTTCGACCCGAAATAAGATTTTTGCCCACAATGCAAAATTGAATAAAATGGGAAGTGTCTTTCCGTCGATTACGAATTTTATTTCGAATCAATCTTTGGTCAAAAAAAGCATGGGAATTGCTCCCGAAAGACAAGTCCCATTATTAGCCAAAAAAACGTTCAGGAAATGGTACGACAGTCAGAAATCAAAAAGCAACGATTTTCCGAATGGGAAAGTGTATTTGTTTAATGATGAATTCACCAATTATTACGACGTTAATATCGGAATCGATGCTTTTGAACTCTTAACTAAATTAGGGTATGAAGTTCTGGTTGTAGCTCATGAAGAAAGTGGTAGAACCTATCTGTCTAAAGGTTTCCTCGAAGAAGCCAAAAAGATCGCCAATATAAATGTTGGGATTTTTAAAGAATTAGTTTCAGAGGACACACCGTTAATCGGAATAGAACCTTCGGCAATTTTGACTTTTAGGGATGAATATTTGCGTCTGGCAGATGATAAAGAAAGTGCTGCTAAAGTGTCTCAAAATGCATTTACAATTGAAGAATTCTTTAAAAAAGAAATTCTAAAAGGGAAAATTACAGCCGATTCCTTTTCGGAAGAGAAAAAAGAAATCAAGATTCACGGGCACTGTCATCAAAAATCATTGAGTTCAATCGAGGCTACGTTCGCGATGCTGAATCTGCCGAAGAACAATCTGGTTACGATTTACAATTCGGGTTGTTGTGGTATGGCGGGATCTTTTGGTTATGAAAAAGAGCATTATAAAGTAAGCATGCAAATGGGAGAAGACACGCTATTCCCAAAAGTACGCTCAACAGCCGAAAATGTAAAAATAGCAGCTGCAGGAACAAGTTGTCGTCATCAAATCTACGACGGAACAAACCGGGAAGCACAACATCCGGTGAGTATTTTGAAGAGCTGTCTGAAGTAA
- a CDS encoding SusC/RagA family TonB-linked outer membrane protein — protein sequence MKKLLFILFGVLLFAQPLFAQTKTVTGTIISTTDNLPLPGVTILIEGTSKSAITDLDGKFSIAANENDNLIFSFIGFASKTIKVTSATTSLNIKMKEELNTLSEVVVLGSTVRATRKELGNAVTSIKAEDLVKAQPGGLSTALQGKIAGAQVSQNSGDPAGGFSIKLRGTSSILGSSDPLYVIDGVVLNNATTNVTNLNVTTGNSNMQIGQNRSADINPNDIQSIEVLNGGAAAAIYGSRAANGVVLITTKKGVAGETRYTFSTSLTSNTIRKKVDVNLSNKQFVNASPALFPIQGNPASPTTVNVLSRNLETRTIDVQRYDYQDDIFTTGIGTDTYFSAQGGDEKTKFFASLGYLTNEGIVKNTDFKRGGAKIRLKHDFNSKLSATMGLNYVNSASNEKPDGNVFWSPINSINITNNTYDINQRDNNGNLLAVDPNRINPLSIIETFKIKQNTDRIISDLQLNYVPFKNFNADLIFGIDNYNQRGNVYIPRYPYVVNPAYYNDGYVSEATNRVVQFNNDLNLRYVWNVNSNWKATTFGGYNIQTYRDNFAAIEGRNLKPFVESINAFNTLIAGSPSASQSKYNLWGYYLQETIGYKEKLYLTLAGRQDASTIFSKDNRSQFYPKASLSYVLSDEPFMQHIDNVLSTARLRASWGKSGSLTAIRPYARFTNYSTGTLLGNTTFTLEGFKQGNLDLKPERSATYEVGGDFGFLKDRLNLSFSYYNADIEDLLLPVQLAASQGATNTIQNIGQMNNKGFELNLRYDVIKKEHLTVGVFVNFSSNRNKVTGLPQQRFKLDSNLAGAPVFVEMNRPIGIFYGTYFARNPDGSLLLTPTGYPQTEKGDVNTGTPQRDPSGQPKGTILNKEIGDPNPDYIISFGANLNYKKFGFSILFDGVQGGDVFDADYRTRQGVGSGTIVAQELNGELPRGYIWSVYNIEEFRVVDGSYLKLREVSLNYSFGKLNSFFDDLTVTASGRNLISWDNFTSFDPETNSGGQSSVAKYNFGTVPIPSSYSVALKFQF from the coding sequence ATGAAAAAACTACTATTTATTTTATTTGGAGTTCTTTTGTTTGCGCAGCCACTTTTTGCACAGACGAAAACGGTAACCGGTACTATTATAAGTACAACCGACAACCTTCCTTTACCCGGCGTGACGATCCTTATTGAAGGAACTTCCAAAAGTGCAATCACCGATTTAGACGGAAAATTTAGCATTGCCGCAAACGAAAATGACAATTTGATTTTCAGTTTTATTGGCTTTGCTTCAAAAACAATTAAAGTTACCTCAGCCACTACTTCCTTAAACATCAAAATGAAAGAAGAACTCAACACACTTTCTGAAGTTGTAGTTTTAGGATCAACCGTACGTGCAACCCGAAAAGAGCTGGGGAATGCTGTAACCAGTATCAAAGCAGAAGATTTAGTAAAGGCACAACCCGGAGGTTTATCGACTGCCCTGCAAGGTAAAATTGCGGGAGCTCAGGTTTCTCAAAACTCAGGAGATCCTGCAGGAGGATTTAGCATCAAACTGAGAGGAACGTCTTCTATATTAGGCTCTTCAGATCCTTTATATGTTATTGATGGTGTGGTATTAAACAATGCCACAACAAACGTTACCAATCTAAATGTTACGACAGGTAACTCGAACATGCAAATTGGTCAAAACAGATCAGCAGATATTAATCCGAACGACATTCAGAGCATTGAAGTTTTAAACGGTGGTGCTGCGGCAGCCATTTATGGTTCAAGAGCGGCAAATGGAGTGGTTCTTATCACGACCAAAAAGGGAGTTGCAGGAGAAACGAGATATACTTTTTCGACCAGTTTAACTTCTAATACCATACGCAAAAAAGTAGACGTAAATCTATCCAACAAACAATTCGTAAATGCTTCTCCAGCTCTTTTCCCAATTCAGGGAAATCCGGCAAGTCCAACTACCGTAAATGTACTGAGCAGAAATTTAGAGACCAGAACGATAGACGTACAACGTTACGATTACCAAGATGATATTTTCACCACCGGAATTGGTACAGATACTTATTTCTCTGCCCAGGGTGGTGACGAAAAAACGAAATTCTTTGCTTCGTTAGGTTATCTAACAAACGAAGGAATCGTAAAAAACACTGATTTTAAAAGAGGTGGTGCCAAGATTAGATTAAAACATGACTTTAATTCTAAACTATCGGCTACAATGGGTTTAAATTATGTGAATTCGGCTTCGAATGAAAAACCGGACGGAAACGTTTTTTGGAGCCCAATAAACTCCATAAATATTACAAACAACACCTATGATATCAATCAAAGAGACAACAACGGAAACTTATTGGCTGTAGATCCAAACAGAATTAATCCCTTGTCAATTATAGAGACTTTTAAAATCAAACAAAATACAGATCGTATTATTTCTGATTTGCAATTGAACTATGTTCCTTTTAAAAACTTCAATGCCGATTTGATTTTTGGTATTGACAATTACAATCAAAGAGGAAATGTGTACATTCCGAGATATCCTTATGTGGTCAATCCTGCTTATTATAACGATGGTTATGTTTCGGAAGCTACTAATAGAGTGGTTCAATTTAATAATGATTTGAACTTAAGATATGTTTGGAACGTTAATTCGAACTGGAAAGCAACCACTTTTGGAGGTTACAACATTCAAACTTACAGAGACAACTTCGCTGCTATTGAAGGTCGTAACTTAAAACCTTTTGTTGAATCCATTAACGCTTTTAATACCTTAATCGCAGGTTCACCAAGCGCCAGTCAGTCCAAATACAATTTATGGGGGTACTATTTACAGGAAACAATTGGATACAAAGAAAAGCTGTACCTTACTTTGGCGGGAAGACAAGATGCTTCGACTATTTTCTCTAAAGACAACAGGTCTCAGTTTTATCCAAAAGCGAGTTTGAGTTATGTCCTTTCTGACGAGCCTTTTATGCAGCACATAGACAACGTACTGAGTACGGCCCGTTTGAGAGCTTCATGGGGAAAATCGGGAAGTTTAACCGCGATCAGACCTTATGCGCGTTTTACGAACTATTCTACAGGAACACTTCTTGGTAATACCACCTTTACACTCGAAGGTTTCAAACAAGGAAATCTGGATTTGAAACCGGAAAGAAGTGCTACTTATGAAGTCGGCGGGGATTTTGGTTTCTTAAAAGATCGTTTAAATTTATCTTTTAGTTACTATAATGCCGATATCGAAGATTTGCTTTTACCGGTGCAACTGGCGGCTTCACAAGGAGCAACCAATACAATTCAGAACATTGGTCAAATGAACAATAAAGGTTTTGAATTAAATCTTAGATACGATGTTATCAAAAAAGAACATCTGACTGTTGGCGTATTCGTTAATTTTAGCAGCAACCGCAACAAGGTAACCGGATTACCTCAACAGCGTTTTAAACTGGACAGCAACCTTGCCGGAGCGCCTGTTTTTGTTGAAATGAACAGACCAATTGGTATTTTCTACGGCACTTATTTTGCCAGAAATCCGGACGGAAGTTTATTACTTACACCAACCGGTTATCCACAAACCGAAAAAGGAGATGTAAATACCGGAACACCACAGCGTGATCCTTCAGGACAACCAAAGGGGACAATTTTAAACAAAGAAATCGGAGATCCGAATCCGGATTATATCATTTCGTTTGGAGCGAATTTAAACTACAAAAAATTTGGTTTCTCGATTCTTTTTGACGGGGTTCAGGGAGGTGATGTATTTGATGCCGATTACAGAACCAGACAAGGTGTAGGATCAGGAACCATTGTAGCACAAGAGCTTAATGGCGAATTGCCTCGTGGGTATATCTGGTCGGTTTATAATATTGAAGAATTCAGAGTTGTTGATGGAAGCTATCTGAAACTAAGAGAGGTTTCGCTTAATTATTCGTTTGGAAAATTAAACAGCTTTTTTGATGATTTGACGGTAACTGCAAGTGGAAGAAACTTAATTTCCTGGGACAATTTCACCAGTTTTGATCCGGAAACCAACTCCGGCGGACAGTCTTCTGTAGCGAAGTACAACTTTGGTACGGTGCCAATTCCGAGCAGTTATTCAGTAGCATTGAAATTTCAATTTTAA
- a CDS encoding DeoR/GlpR family DNA-binding transcription regulator → MLKRERHQYIMDKFQETEKINTIDLAIELRISEDTIRRDFNELHNKGLINKVYGGAFLVKCNSKNVFDIAIINEEKKIVVGQKALPFLKEGQVIIMSGGTTNLSFCKLIPIDFSATIYTYSLPIAMQLSQHPNIELIFIGGKLQKNAMVTIGIDVVHVLSKIKADICFLGVSSIDENQGLTEMGYEVSVVKKEMIRVSEKVIAMATSDKINGKMMHKVCGLEQLHAVITDLNPKSPKVKNFVEAGVTVL, encoded by the coding sequence ATGTTGAAACGAGAAAGACATCAGTACATCATGGATAAATTTCAGGAAACTGAAAAAATTAATACCATCGACCTAGCCATTGAACTTCGTATTTCTGAGGACACCATCCGAAGAGATTTTAATGAACTTCATAATAAAGGATTGATTAATAAGGTGTATGGTGGCGCTTTTCTGGTGAAATGCAACTCCAAAAACGTTTTCGATATTGCCATAATCAACGAAGAAAAGAAAATAGTTGTAGGTCAAAAAGCCTTGCCTTTTTTAAAAGAAGGACAGGTAATCATCATGAGTGGTGGAACTACAAACCTGTCTTTTTGCAAATTAATTCCAATAGATTTTTCGGCTACCATATATACGTATAGTCTCCCAATCGCGATGCAATTGTCGCAGCACCCCAATATTGAACTGATTTTTATAGGTGGAAAACTGCAGAAAAACGCAATGGTGACCATTGGTATCGATGTGGTGCACGTTTTGTCTAAAATCAAAGCTGATATTTGCTTTTTGGGCGTCAGCAGTATTGACGAAAATCAAGGACTTACTGAAATGGGCTATGAAGTATCAGTAGTTAAAAAAGAAATGATCAGAGTTTCTGAAAAAGTGATTGCCATGGCAACCTCCGATAAAATTAACGGAAAAATGATGCACAAAGTCTGCGGTTTAGAACAACTACATGCCGTAATTACAGATTTGAATCCCAAAAGCCCTAAGGTTAAAAACTTTGTTGAGGCCGGGGTTACTGTTTTGTAG
- a CDS encoding RagB/SusD family nutrient uptake outer membrane protein, which yields MKKIFIPIVSLALLFTSCNEEYLDPTKPSQNMVLSTRDGIIGASNGLQQLWTIDRISPVYNTVTGNGFTTLELRLLNAGNVDEGELSIGGEVLSTKNTVVNNLWSQCLIINSESQKILDNVNVLTSETERASVLVHASIFKALALSTLVQYFQNVPLRTEKNAAFNTRTEVLNAAIAYLKATEPSLDKATGFAGLVNTINYKNTVYALLARMYMMTGDNDNALKYAGLVDLNVKSVFGFDVISNNPIAFISITTNNVFQPVNLTLGLPASLTPNASDERLNFYIKPGSNPTVATGFFDTNTKAIPVYLPGEMMLLKAEAYARKDNVPQAIIELNKVLTKTTATDAYGIGANLPPYAGAVTKDAVLEQIYRNRCIEMYMSSLKLEDSRRFNRTGAGLTGAERNRNWYPYPDSERNNNTNTPADPAI from the coding sequence ATGAAAAAGATATTCATCCCTATAGTAAGTCTTGCCCTACTTTTTACGAGTTGCAACGAAGAGTATTTAGACCCGACAAAACCATCACAAAATATGGTTTTAAGTACCCGAGACGGAATTATTGGCGCCTCAAATGGTTTGCAACAACTTTGGACAATTGACAGAATAAGCCCTGTGTACAATACAGTAACAGGCAACGGATTCACTACATTGGAATTGCGATTACTAAATGCCGGAAATGTTGATGAAGGAGAACTTTCTATCGGTGGCGAAGTTTTATCAACCAAAAACACGGTTGTAAATAACCTTTGGTCCCAATGTCTGATCATAAACTCTGAATCGCAAAAAATACTCGACAACGTGAATGTACTGACTTCAGAAACAGAAAGAGCAAGTGTCTTGGTGCATGCTTCTATTTTTAAAGCTTTAGCACTTTCTACCTTGGTACAGTATTTTCAGAACGTTCCTTTGAGAACCGAAAAAAATGCGGCTTTCAACACCAGAACCGAAGTCTTAAATGCAGCAATTGCTTATTTAAAAGCCACAGAACCTTCCTTAGACAAAGCAACAGGTTTTGCAGGTTTGGTCAATACGATCAATTATAAAAATACCGTTTATGCGCTTTTGGCCAGAATGTATATGATGACAGGCGATAATGACAATGCTTTAAAATATGCCGGATTGGTTGACTTAAACGTAAAATCGGTTTTTGGATTTGATGTCATCAGCAACAATCCGATTGCTTTTATTTCAATTACGACTAACAATGTTTTTCAACCGGTTAATTTAACATTAGGATTACCGGCAAGTCTAACCCCTAATGCTTCAGACGAAAGATTAAACTTTTACATCAAACCGGGTTCAAATCCTACAGTGGCTACAGGTTTCTTTGATACTAATACAAAAGCGATTCCGGTTTATTTACCGGGAGAAATGATGCTTCTAAAAGCAGAAGCCTACGCAAGAAAAGACAATGTACCTCAAGCTATTATCGAATTAAATAAAGTTTTGACAAAAACCACCGCAACAGATGCTTACGGAATTGGAGCCAACTTACCTCCTTATGCCGGAGCAGTTACCAAAGATGCTGTTTTGGAACAAATCTACAGAAACCGTTGTATCGAAATGTACATGTCAAGTTTAAAACTGGAAGACAGCAGAAGATTTAATCGTACGGGTGCCGGCCTTACCGGAGCCGAAAGAAATCGTAATTGGTATCCCTATCCGGATTCGGAAAGAAATAACAATACCAACACTCCTGCTGATCCGGCAATATAA
- a CDS encoding amino acid permease yields MAFSSLFRKKTVQEILKQVAKNDADGHNALGKHLTARDLTAFGIAAIVGAGIFSTIGKASADGGPAVIFLFLFTAVACSFAAFAYAEFASMVPVSGSAYTYSYVAFGEIIAWIIGWALIMEYSVGNITVAISWSDYFTGLLASGGIHLPQWVQMDYLTASNGFNNATALMHSGKTFENLEPALQSAYTAWNTSPVLFGSFHFVADLPALLIIILITALIYRGMKESRNASNIMVVVKLCIVLLVIAVGIFYVDTTNWHPFAPNGVSGVLKGVSAVFFAYIGFDAISTTAEECKDPQRDLPRGMMWAIIICTLLYIAIALVLTGMVRYNELNVGDPLAFVFEKLDLKWMSGIIAVSAVVAMASVLLVFQMGQPRIWMSMSRDGLLPKRFSKVHPKFKTPSYATIVTGFVVAVPALFLNLTMVTDLCSIGTLFAFVLVCAGVLVLQNKPEIPRGKFKTPYVNSQYIMPAFLAIGLIFAFGYNKKATMSFITNETQINSSADIITSLDKNDSEKVFNYLKSIDVQNKTSETSDLEHLLSQYQDDEVKYAEVVKGLPINDSLKYESGLSLFKHKIPMWIFLLVLGGLTVWAFRQKLSLIPLLGLICCLYMMAELSVWNWIYFTVWLLIGLCIYFGFSRKNSKLNLVEKV; encoded by the coding sequence ATGGCATTTTCAAGTTTATTTCGAAAAAAAACAGTACAGGAAATTCTAAAACAAGTTGCAAAAAATGATGCAGACGGTCATAATGCATTAGGTAAACACTTGACTGCTCGTGACTTAACCGCTTTTGGTATAGCTGCAATTGTTGGAGCAGGAATTTTTAGTACAATCGGTAAAGCCAGTGCCGATGGAGGACCAGCAGTAATTTTTCTATTCCTTTTTACAGCAGTTGCCTGTAGCTTTGCCGCTTTTGCTTATGCAGAGTTTGCATCGATGGTACCGGTTTCAGGAAGTGCTTATACGTATTCTTATGTTGCTTTTGGAGAAATTATAGCCTGGATAATTGGCTGGGCGTTAATTATGGAATATTCGGTCGGGAATATAACCGTCGCCATATCGTGGAGTGATTATTTTACAGGACTCCTCGCCAGCGGAGGCATTCATCTCCCGCAATGGGTTCAAATGGATTATTTGACCGCCTCAAACGGCTTTAATAACGCAACAGCTTTAATGCACAGCGGAAAAACATTCGAGAACTTAGAACCGGCTTTACAATCGGCTTATACGGCCTGGAATACTTCTCCGGTCTTATTTGGTTCTTTTCACTTCGTAGCCGATCTTCCGGCTTTGTTGATTATTATTTTAATTACAGCATTGATTTACCGCGGAATGAAAGAATCCCGTAATGCGAGTAATATTATGGTTGTTGTAAAACTTTGCATCGTGCTTCTGGTTATTGCAGTTGGTATATTTTATGTAGATACAACCAATTGGCATCCGTTTGCACCAAATGGAGTAAGTGGAGTACTAAAAGGAGTGTCAGCAGTATTTTTTGCTTATATCGGTTTTGATGCCATTTCTACAACTGCGGAAGAATGTAAAGACCCACAAAGAGATTTACCACGCGGAATGATGTGGGCTATTATCATCTGTACCTTATTATACATTGCAATTGCTTTGGTTCTGACTGGAATGGTGCGTTATAACGAATTAAATGTTGGTGATCCGTTAGCATTTGTATTCGAGAAATTAGACTTAAAATGGATGTCGGGTATTATCGCCGTAAGTGCGGTAGTAGCAATGGCAAGTGTTTTACTGGTTTTTCAAATGGGTCAACCACGTATCTGGATGAGTATGAGTCGTGATGGATTGTTGCCAAAACGTTTCTCAAAAGTGCATCCAAAATTCAAAACACCTTCTTACGCTACTATTGTTACCGGTTTTGTGGTGGCAGTTCCAGCTTTGTTTCTGAATCTTACTATGGTAACAGATTTATGTAGTATTGGAACCTTATTTGCATTCGTTTTGGTTTGTGCCGGAGTTTTGGTTTTACAAAACAAACCGGAGATCCCGAGAGGGAAATTCAAAACGCCTTATGTCAATTCACAATATATAATGCCGGCTTTTTTAGCGATCGGATTGATTTTTGCTTTTGGATATAATAAAAAAGCAACAATGAGTTTTATTACAAATGAAACTCAAATCAATAGTTCGGCTGATATTATTACGTCACTTGATAAAAATGATTCCGAAAAAGTTTTCAATTATCTGAAAAGTATAGATGTTCAGAATAAAACTTCTGAAACATCCGATTTAGAGCATTTATTGAGTCAATACCAAGATGATGAAGTAAAATATGCTGAGGTTGTAAAAGGTTTGCCAATCAATGATTCCTTAAAATACGAAAGTGGATTAAGTTTATTCAAACACAAAATTCCAATGTGGATTTTCTTATTGGTTTTAGGTGGATTAACGGTATGGGCATTCAGACAAAAACTATCATTGATCCCGCTTTTAGGTTTAATCTGTTGTTTGTATATGATGGCCGAATTGAGTGTTTGGAACTGGATTTATTTCACAGTTTGGTTGCTTATTGGTCTTTGTATTTACTTTGGCTTTAGTAGAAAAAACAGTAAATTGAATTTGGTAGAAAAAGTGTAA